One Penicillium oxalicum strain HP7-1 chromosome III, whole genome shotgun sequence genomic region harbors:
- a CDS encoding Phosphoserine aminotransferase: protein MPSRQEVSYFGAGPAPLPTPVVEAAGQAFVNFNHSGLGLGEISHRSPTANKILDDTKAHLAALLDIPDNYEILFMQAGGSGEFSAVVQNLVPVWIERRRRRAEAELSKANPDADKTKIDELVFQRLQKEVDEELKLDYLVTGSWSLKASQEAARLLGSKYVNVAVDARKANGGKFGKIPAEDTWSLTPTKRDGGKGSAFVYMCDNETVDGVEFPEFPKALEPQGQDAEDERLIVSDMSSNFISRKVDVSKYAVIFGGAQKNIGVTGITIVIVRKDLLPPQTATPPPALLHRLNIGGLPGPVVLDYATIAKNNSLYNTLPIFNLWVAGKVMGDLVDTFGAQKVGGQEKIADQKAGLIYGALDKYPQVYQVVPDKAVRSRMNICFRVCGGDDAKEKEFIAGAEKRSLQGLKGHRSVGGMRASNYNAVPLENVQKLVEYLENFAAEQ from the exons ATGCCGTCCAGGCAAGAAGTCTCTTATTTTGGAGCTGGCCCAGCTCCTCTGCCTACGCCTGTTGTCGAGGCTGCCGGCCAGGCCTTTGTCAATTTCAACCACTCCGGTCTCGGCCTGGGAGAAATCTCACATCGCTCCCCCACCGCGAACAAGATCCTCGACGATACCAAGGCCCATCTTGCTGCTCTCCTTGATATTCCAGACAACTATGAAATCCTCTTTATGCAAGCTGGTGGCAGTGGCGAATTCAGTGCCGTTGTGCAAAATCTTGTCCCAGTTTGGATCGAACGCCGCCGTCGCCGGGCAGAGGCCGAGTTGAGCAAGGCCAACCCGGATGCCGACAAGACCAAGATCGATGAATTGGTTTTCCAAAGGCTACAGAAGGAAGTTGATGAGGAATTGAAGCTTGATTACCTGGTGACGGGATCATGGTCCCTCAAGGCCTCTCAGGAAGCTGCCCGGCTGCTCGGTTCCAAGTATGTCAATGTTGCGGTGGATGCTCGCAAAGCCAATGGCGGCAAGTTTGGCAAAATCCCTGCCGAGGACACTTGGTCTTTGACTCCCACCAAGCGGGATGGTGGCAAAGGCTCTGCCTTCGTCTATATGTGCGACAATGAGACCGTGGATGGTGTGGAATTCCCGGAATTCCCCAAGGCGCTAGAGCCCCAGGGTCAAGATGCTGAGGACGAGCGCCTAATTGTCTCTGATATGAGCTCCAACTTCATCAGCCGAAAGGTCGATGTCAGCAAGTACGCCGTGATTTTC GGCGGTGCCCAGAAAAACATCGGTGTCACTGGTATCACCATTGTCATTGTTCGCAAAGATCTTTTGCCCCCACAGACTGCCACGCCTCCTCCGGCTTTGCTGCACCGACTGAACATTGGAGGTCTTCCTGGGCCCGTTGTGCTCGACTATGCCACCATCGCCAAAAACAATTCCCTCTACAACACCCTCCCCATCTTCAACCTCTGGGTTGCTGGCAAGGTGATGGGTGATCTCGTAGACACCTTCGGTGCCCAGAAGGTTGGCGGTCaggagaagattgccgaCCAAAAGGCGGGACTCATCTATGGCGCCTTGGACAAATACCCCCAGGTCTATCAGGTCGTTCCTGACAAGGCCGTCCGTAGCCGCATGAACATCTGTTTCCGTGTCTGTGGCGGGGACGAtgccaaggagaaagagttCATTGCTGGTGCTGAGAAGCGTTCGCTCCAGGGTCTGAAGGGCCATCGCAGCGTTGGTGGTATGCGTGCGAGCAACTACAATGCTGTGCCCCTCGAAAACGTTCAAAAGCTGGTCGAGTACCTGGAAAACTTTGCTGCAGAGCAGTGA
- a CDS encoding Homoaconitase — translation MTSRLMPSGRQAMRSPFRSLRRTFATSRAFLQTFNSQQGFHSQLETIAPEILSSLSSKAVPQTLTEKIVQKYSVGLAKDKYVQSGDYVTISPHRCMTHDNSWPVALKFMSIGASKIHNPDQIVMTLDHDVQNKTEKNLQKYQQIEDFAKLHGVEFYPAGRGIGHQIMAEEGLAWPGTLCVASDSHSNHYGALACLGTPIVRTDAASVWSTGQTWWQVPPIAKINLTGVLPAGVTGKDVIVALCGLFDKDDVLNHALEFAGSEETMHSLPIDSRMTIANMTTEWGALSGLFPMDDVLKGWMKGKATLAAMGLADGPFKSTAAQRFTHEAIEELFANPVTADKGAKYSKELFLDLSSLTPYVAGPNSVKVATPLSELEAADIKVNKAYLVSCTNSRASDIAAAARVFKEAAEKNGGQTPKIAEGVQFYIAAASIPEQLAAEDAGDWQVLVDAGATVLPAGCGPCIGLGAGLLEPGEVGISASNRNFKGRMGSTDAKAYLGSPEVVAASALSGKLSGPGWYKTPEGWTGVKRGEGDGIAEEDRMLTTEEALEKLLGQLDDLVADGEKKFAPETATETQIEPSEPESSETALTDVYPGFPERVSGEIVFCDGDNINTDGIYPGKYTYQDNVPVETMAQVCMSNYDTEFSSIAKAGDILVTGYNFGCGSSREQAATAILAKEIPLVVSGSFGNIFSRNSINNALMGLEVPRLVSRLRETFTDAEGKALTRRTGWTLTWDVRRSQIEVQEGPNGSKWTQKVGELPPNVQEIIAKGGLEKWVKNAIEA, via the exons ATGACT TCCAGATTGATGCCGTCGGGCCGCCAGGCCATGCGCAGCCCTTTCCGATCCTTACGCCGAACCTTTGCGACATCTCGAGCCTTTCTGCAGACCTTCAACTCTCAACAGGGCTTTCATTCTCAGCTGGAGACAATCGCTCCGGAGATCCTTTCATCTCTGTCCTCCAAGGCTGTGCCACAGACATTGACCGAAAAGATCGTTCAGAAGTACTCTGTCGGACTCGCCAAGGACAAGTATGTCCAATCCGGAGACTATGTGACGATTTCTCCCCATCGCTGCATGACCCACGACAACTCATGGCCCGTTGCGTTGAAATTTATGTCAATTGGTGCCTCCAAGATTCACAATCCTGATCAGATTGTGATGACACTAGACCATGACGTGCAGAACaagaccgagaagaaccTCCAGAAGTACCAGCAGATTGAGGACTTTGCCAAGCTTCATGGAGTCGAATTCTATCCTGCAGG ACGAGGCATTGGTCACCAAATCATGGCTGAAGAGGGCCTGGCCTGGCCGGGAACCCTGTGCGTTGCCTCCGATTCTCACAGCAACCACTACGGTGCGCTCGCCTGTTTGGGTACACCAATTGTGCGAACGGATGCTGCCAGTGTCTGGAGCACTGGTCAGACTTGGTGGCAGGTGCCCCCAATTGCCAAGATCAACCTGACTGGTGTGCTCCCCGCCGGCGTTACTGGTAAGGACGTGATTGTGGCCCTTTGCGGTCTTTTCGACAAGGACGATGTCTTGAACCACGCCCTCGAGTTTGCCGGCTCTGAGGAGACCATGCACAGTCTGCCAATTGACAGCCGTATGACCATTGCCAACATGACCACGGAATGGGGTGCACTTTCGGGCCTATTCCCCATGGACGATGTGCTCAAGGGATGGATGAAGGGCAAAGCTACTCTGGCCGCAATGGGCCTGGCTGACGGTCCTTTCAAGAGCACTGCCGCTCAACGTTTCACCCATGAAGCCATCGAAGAGCTCTTTGCCAACCCGGTGACCGCGGACAAGGGAGCCAAGTACTCCAAGGAACTCTTCCTGGACCTCTCCTCTTTGACCCCATACGTGGCCGGTCCCAACTCGGTCAAAGTTGCTACTCCCCTGAGTGAGCTGGAGGCCGCTGACATCAAGGTCAACAAGGCTTATCTCGTCTCGTGCACCAATTCTCGTGCATCAGACAttgccgccgccgcccgcGTTTTCAAGGAGGCTGCCGAGAAGAACGGTGGCCAGACGCCCAAGATCGCCGAGGGCGTCCAGTTCTACATTGCCGCCGCCTCCATTCCCGAGCAGCTGGCTGCCGAGGATGCAGGCGACTGGCAGGTTCTTGTCGATGCAGGTGCCACCGTCCTTCCCGCCGGCTGTGGTCCTTGTATCGGTCTGGGTGCGGGACTTCTTGAGCCCGGTGAGGTTGGTATCAGCGCCTCGAACCGGAACTTCAAGGGTCGCATGGGCTCAACTGATGCCAAGGCCTACCTAGGCTCGCCCGAAGTCGTCGCTGCCAGCGCTCTCAGCGGAAAGCTCTCGGGTCCTGGCTGGTACAAGACCCCCGAGGGCTGGACTGGTGTGAAGCGTGGTGAGGGTGACGGTATTGCCGAGGAAGATCGCATGCTCACCACCGAAGAAGCtctggagaagcttctcggCCAGCTCGATGACTTGGTGGCGGATGGCGAGAAGAAGTTTGCTCCCGAGACCGCTACCGAAACCCAGATTGAGCCATCCGAGCCCGAGTCATCAGAGACTGCCTTGACTGACGTTTATCCCGGGTTCCCGGAGCGCGTATCTGGAGAAATCGTCTTCTGCGACGGAGATAACATCAACACCGACGGTATCTATCCCGGTAAATACACGTATCAAGACAACGTTCCCGTTGAGACCATGGCCCAAGTCTGCATGTCCAACTACGATACCGAGTTCTCCAGCATTGCCAAGGCAGGCGACATTCTTGTTACCGGCTACAACTTTGGCTGTGGTTCATCTCGTGAGCAAGCTGCCACCGCCATCCTGGCCAAGGAGATCCCTCTCGTCGTCTCCGGCAGCTTTGGCAACATCTTCTCCCGGAACAGTATCAACAACGCCCTGATGGGACTGGAAGTGCCTCGTCTGGTCAGCCGTCTGCGCGAAACCTTTACTGATGCCGAGGGCAAGGCTCTGACCCGTCGCACGGGCTGGACCTTGACTTGGGACGTACGCCGCAGCCAGATTGAAGTTCAGGAGGGCCCCAACGGTTCCAAGTGGACTCAGAAGGTCGGCGAGCTACCTCCCAATGTGCAGGAAATCATTGCCAAGGGTGGTTTGGAGAAATGGGTGAAGAATGCCATTGAAGCGTGA
- a CDS encoding ABC transporter domain-containing protein: protein MTTPTPSIAVKDLSYKFQDGSDGLEHVSLDLPAGSRTLLIGANGAGKTTLLRLLSGKKLAPTNTITVGGLDPFKDSLEGVTYLGVEWVLNSIVRTDIDVPTLLASVGGNHWPERRDELVDILDIDLSWRMHAVSDGERRRVQLAMGLLRPWTVLLLDEITVDLDLLSRSNFLAFLKRETESRACTIVYATHILDNLAQWPTHLVHMHLGKVKAWGSVETFYGQVPDWTSENSRLGELVLKWLKEDLKARGPRNDGSSSQAKTYGAMNQIGGYGLEKRAE from the exons ATGACAACGCCCACCCCGTCCATTGCGGTCAAGGACCTTTCGTACAAGTTCCAGGACGGTTCCGATGGTCTTGAGCACGTCAGTCTTGATCTGCCTGCGGGTAGCCGAACGCTCCTGATCGGTG CCAACGGGGCCGGTAAGACCACCCTCCTGCGTCTTCTGTCCGGCAAGAAACTCGCCCCGACAAACACCATTACCGTCGGTGGACTCGATCCTTTTAAAGACAGTCTCGAGGGCGTCACCTACCTCGGCGTCGAATGGGTGCTCAACAGCATCGTCCGCACCGACATTGACGTGCCCACTCTTCTCGCCTCGGTGGGAGGTAACCACTGGCCTGAGCGTCGCGATGAACTCGTCGATATTCTCGACATTGACCTTTCCTGGCGCATGCACGCCGTCTCTGACGGTGAAAGGCGCCGCGTCCAACTCGCCATGGGCCTCCTCCGACCCTGGACGGTGCTTCTGCTGGATGAAATTACCGTTGACCTGGACTTGCTTTCCCGGAGCAACTTCCTAGCCTTTTTGAAGCGGGAGACTGAGTCTCGGGCCTGTACGATTGTCTATGCCACACATATCCTGGATAACCTGGCACAGTGGCCTACGCATCTCGTGCATATGCATCTGGGCAAAGTGAAGGCGTGGGGCTCCGTGGAAACCTTTTATGGCCAGGTTCCGGATTGGACGTCGGAGAATAGTCGACTGGGTGAATTGGTGCTGAAGTGGCTGAAGGAGGATCTCAAGGCGCGAGGACCTCGAAACGATGGCTCCTCGAGTCAGGCCAAGACGTATGGAGCGATGAATCAGATTGGCGGGTATGGACTGGAGAAGCGAGCTGAGTAG
- a CDS encoding Replication factor C subunit 4, with protein MVQAESSKAAERNGLRSVTAGAPADYELPWVEKYRPVFLDDIVGNTETVERLKIIAKDGNMPHVIISGMPGIGKTTSVQCLARQLLGDAYKEAVLELNASDERGIDVVRNRIKGFAQKKVTLPPGRHKLVILDEADSMTPGAQQALRRTMEIYSTTTRFAFACNQSNKIIEPLQSRCAILRYARLTDAQVVKRILQICEAEQVQHSEDGIAALVFSAEGDMRQAINNLQSTWSGFGFVSGDNVFRVVDSPHPVKVQAMIKACWEGKMTWGGKIDAALEILNELWTLGYSSHDIISTMFRVTKTIPTLSEHSKLEFIKEIGFTHMRILDGVQSLLQLSGCVAKLCKINMKPELFKPIQV; from the exons ATGGTCCAAGCCGAGTCCTCCAAAGCTGCCGAGCGTAATGGCTTGCGCTCTGTTACAGCAGGGGCTCCTGCAGACTACGAGCTCCCCTG GGTCGAAAAATACAGACCCGTTTTTCTTGATGACATCGTTGGAAACACGGAGACGGTAGAACGGCTGAAGATTATCGCCAAGGATGGTAATATGCCTCACGTTATTATCTCCGGGATGCCGGGAATTGGAAAAACAACATCGGTCCAGTGTCTGGCTCGGCAATTACTGGGGGATGCGTACAAGGAGGCGGTACTCGAATTGAATGCAAGTGATGAGCGAG GTATCGACGTGGTCCGGAATCGAATTAAGGGTTTCGCTCAAAAAAAGGTCACTTTGCCACCGGGGAGGCACAAGTTGGTTATTCTCGATGAAGCTGATAG TATGACCCCCGGCGCACAACAAGCCCTGCGCCGAACCATGGAGATTTACTCCACCACGACCCGTTTCGCATTTGCCTGCAATCAGTCCAACAAGATCATCGAACCCTTGCAATCCCGCTGTGCCATTCTACGCTACGCCCGTTTGACTGACGCCCAGGTCGTCAAGCGAATCTTGCAGATCTGCGAGGCGGAACAGGTGCAACACTCGGAAGATGGAATCGCCGCACTGGTCTTCAGTGCCGAGGGAGACATGCGGCAGGCGATCAACAACTTGCAAAGTACTTGGTCCGGTTTTGGCTTTGTGAGCGGAGACAACGTCTTTCGCGTGGTCGACAGCCCTCACCCGGTCAAGGTACAGGCAATGATTAAAGCTTGctgggaggggaaaatgacgtgggggggaaaaatcGATGCTGCATTGGAGATTCTGAATGAGCTCTG GACGCTGGGTTATTCATCCCACGACATCATCAGCACCATGTTCCGCGTCACAAAGACCATCCCGACTCTCTCAGAGCATTCCAAGTTGGAATTCATCAAGGAGATTGGATTCACGCACATGCGGATCTTGGACGGTGTTCAGTCGCTCCTCCAGCTGAGTGGATGCGTTGCCAAGCTTTGCAAGATCAACATGAAGCCGGAACTGTTTAAGCCCATCCAGGTTTGA
- a CDS encoding Decapping nuclease rai1: MSRALFEIQPIARFGGVNTTIRRPKEIACFSYDEERRFSLGDASIAYYYPPALPADLNVGFDTFQKLDDSADEHLDALLDTVMAMEKETGKKCETDVITWRGMMTKILTAPFDMMNGFIEENNAYKNRQKQVQKNQRMPPGMASQELMMYWGYKFEALSVLRKPWDETPRAEIEARQDQVVNNSAQYCSVVKTGMGHVRMVLGGEVDAEDPIHWVELKTSAEIRNDRDMVKYERKLLKFWAQSFLLGVPKIIVGFRDQHGIVHRLEELETASIPGKVKKVGRASWDGNICINFAAAFLDWLKQVVQGEGVWRIRKLERSHVIEVVKMEESGHGDLLSSSFKSWRESMAETVHESQNAGH, encoded by the exons ATGAGTCGTGCGCTCTTTGAAATTCAACCGATAGCTCGCTTCGGTGGAGTGAACACGACGATCCGCAGACCAAAG GAAATCGCATGCTTCTCCTATGATGAAGAACGTCGGTTCTCATTAGGCGATGCATCAATTGCATACTATTATCCGCCGGCTTTGCCGGCCGATTTGAACGTCGGGTTTGATACGTTCCAAAAGCTGGATGATTCCGCTGATGAGCACCTGGATGCATTGCTCGATACGGTGATGGCGATGGAAAAGGAGACGGGCAAGAAGTGTGAAACGGATGTGATTACGTGGCGAGGCATGATGACCAAG ATTTTGACTGCTCCGTTTGATATGATGAATGG ATTCATCGAGGAAAACAATGCCTACAAGAATCGACAGAAACAAGTTCAAAAGAACCAAAGAATGCCTCCGGGAATGGCCTCGCAAGAACTCATGATGTACTGGG GATACAAATTCGAAGCCCTATCCGTCCTCCGGAAACCGTGGGACGAAACTCCCCGGGCTGAGATCGAAGCACGTCAAGATCAAGTCGTCAACAACAGTGCTCAGTATTGTTCAGTAGTGAAAACTGGCATGGGCCATGTTCGCATGGTTCTCGGTGGTGAAGTGGATGCCG AAGATCCAATCCACTGGGTAGAACTCAAAACGTCTGCTGAAATCCGCAACGACCGAGACATGGTCAAGTATGAGCGCAAACTGCTCAAATTCTGGGCCCAGTCGTTTCTTCTCGGCGTTCCCAAGATTATCGTGGGATTTCGGGATCAGCACGGTATTGTGCATCGGCTGGAAGAACTGGAGACGGCGAGTATTCCTGGCAAAGTGAAAAAGGTGGGACGGGCCAGTTGGGATGGGAATATCTGTATAAATTTTGCCGCGGCATTTTTGGATT gGCTGAAGCAGGTTGTTCAGGGTGAAGGTGTGTGGAGAATACGCAAGCTGGAAAGGTCTCATGTGATTgaggtggtgaagatggaagagtcTGGACATGGAGATCTTCTGTCGTCGTCGTTCAAATCTTGGCGGGAGTCTATGGCGGAGACTGTGCATGAGTCGCAGAATGCAGGTCATTGA
- a CDS encoding Glycogen synthase kinase 1, translating to MSQSRPGLFPSLRMGEVIREKVQDGLTGEHKEISYTQCKIVGNGSFGVVFQTKMAPSGEDAAIKRVLQDKRFKNRELQIMRIVRHPNIVELKAFYYSNGDRKDEVYLNLVLEYVPETVYRASRYFSKLKTTMPMLEVKLYIYQLFRSLAYIHSQGICHRDIKPQNLLLDPATGILKLCDFGSAKILIENEPNVSYICSRYYRAPELIFGATNYTTKIGLIFFPSGLDVWSTGCVMAELMLGQPLFPGESGIDQLVEIIKVLGTPTREQIRTMNPNYMEHKFPQIKPHPFNKVFRKAPPEAIDLISALLEYTPTQRLSAIEAMCHPFFDELRDPATRLPDSRHPGNPSKDLPALFNFTRHELSIAPELNSQIVPPHARPALEAQGLDINNFKPLAKEEMMAHLD from the exons ATGTCACAGAGTCGGCCTGGGCTGTTCCCAAGTTTGCGAATGGGTG AGGTTATCCGCGAAAAGGTCCAAGATGGCCTCACTGGCGAGCACAAGGAGATCTCCTACACTCAGTGTAAGATCGTGGGAAATGGATCATTCGGGGTGGTCTTCCAGACCAAGATGGCACCCAGCGGCGAGGACGCTGCCATCAAGAGGGTCTTGCAGGACAAACGGTTCAAG AACCGTGAGCTTCAGATCATGCGGATTGTACGCCATCCCAATATCGTTGAGCTCAAGGCCTTTTATTACTCCAATGGCGATAGG AAAGATGAAGTGTACCTGAACCTGGTACTCGAATACGTTCCCGAGACCGTCTATCGCGCGTCGCGATACTTCAGCAAGCTGAAGACGACAATGCCGATGTTGGAAGTCAAGCTTTACATCTATCAGCTGTTCCGATCGCTGGCCTACATCCATTCACAAGGCATCTGCCACCGCGACATCAAGCCCCAAAATCTGTTGCTGGATCCCGCTACCGGAATTCTCAAGCTGTGTGATTTCGGATCCGCCAAGATTTTGATCGAGAACGAGCCCAACGTCTCCTACATCTGCTCGCGCTACTACCGCGCGCCCGAACTGATCTTCGGTGCCACCAACTACACAACCAAGATTG GGCTGatcttttttccttctgggCTAGATGTGTGGTCAACTGGTTGTGTGATGGCGGAACTGATGCTCGGCCAACCCCTCTTCCCCGGTGAGTCGGGTATCGACCAGCTGgtggagatcatcaaggtGCTTGGCACCCCGACCCGGGAACAAATTCGCACCATGAACCCCAACTACATGGAGCACAAGTTCCCTCAGATCAAGCCTCATCCCTTCAACAAG GTCTTCCGGAAAGCACCTCCCGAGGCTATTGACCTGATCTCGGCGCTCCTGGAATATACCCCCACGCAACGATTGTCGGCGATTGAGGCCATGTGCCACCCCTTCTTCGATGAGCTGCGGGATCCAGCGACCCGGTTACCCGATTCCCGACATCCCGGCAATCCATCCAAGGATTTGCCTGCTCTCTTCAACTTCACTCGACACG AACTTTCCATCGCTCCCGAATTGAACTCTCAGATTGTGCCCCCTCACGCGCGTCCCGCCCTGGAGGCCCAAGGTCTTGATATCAACAATTTCAAGCCACTCGCCaaagaggagatgatggcTCATCTCGACTGA